A genomic segment from Chitinophaga flava encodes:
- a CDS encoding AAA family ATPase, producing MTLSTLTIFSAELQSAIRIAKAIAKEHHHVQYSPAHLLRAAMHKEVGLAPLLHQMDIDVYYLEEWAEVRLDELPRTSRAVDEAEPDDAAAAVLQEALSIAQDTDKSETDAWCLLIALCTPGVGFSYEQLKSFPFTRDQLIAASRQGKSSQGGHQQQHTTPSVKPASLKYVYRMTDPQLLQAYHPVIARDGDIRVLTEVLTRKDRASALIIGEGGVGKTSLVEGLAHAIARKQVPLQLQSTDLYALDYGAFIAGAAYKNELEDRLLQIIQQLKQTGRHILFIDNLHTLLDKQSGSGMANVIKASLGKGEIILIGTTTPEGFRKLIEPDAILRHRFETINLNEPDEAQAVRMIAAVMPVYESFYQLQVPAESVSEAIRLSRRYLKERCLPDSAINLLDRTMAGIRAMQDTGTPLLLTLKEELAALSSKDNLQPEDLQWFLRQMTERLGALLSGKLHMDAAISKMTDTAALQAALQQLLVQLEEVVSVQHTAVSPVDLATTIAGMTGIPLGKIQSQERERLVTMDLHLRKRVVGQDHALKTVADAILESRSGLSRPGQPIGSFFFLGPTGTGKTELAKSLADFLFQDERCMIRFDMSEFKEEHAAALLYGAPPGYVGYEEGGLLVNKIRQQPYAVVLFDEIEKAHPSVFDIFLQIMDEGKLHDRLGKTGDFSNALVLFTSNIGSDAIASSFQQGVIPPSQQLMELMARHFRPEFLGRLTEIVPFGPIQQENVEKIFDIHLQHLLHLLLQQQITLTVTPEARKHLAMMGYSPRYGARPLREVIRGQLRKPLSRMIIDGSLQKDMNVTLDLKDDKLDWSIN from the coding sequence ATGACCCTGTCAACACTGACCATATTCAGCGCTGAATTGCAATCCGCTATCAGGATTGCTAAAGCCATTGCCAAAGAACATCACCACGTGCAGTATTCTCCTGCGCATCTGCTTCGGGCAGCCATGCACAAGGAGGTAGGCCTTGCGCCCCTATTGCATCAGATGGATATTGATGTGTATTATCTGGAAGAATGGGCTGAAGTCAGGTTGGATGAATTACCCCGTACATCCCGCGCCGTAGATGAAGCAGAACCCGATGATGCTGCTGCGGCTGTATTGCAGGAAGCTCTGAGTATTGCACAAGACACAGATAAATCAGAAACAGATGCCTGGTGTCTTCTGATAGCCCTCTGCACACCCGGTGTAGGTTTCTCTTATGAACAACTGAAATCCTTTCCGTTTACCCGCGACCAGCTGATAGCTGCCAGTCGTCAGGGTAAAAGCAGCCAGGGTGGCCATCAGCAACAGCATACCACCCCTTCTGTGAAACCGGCATCGCTGAAGTACGTATATCGTATGACCGATCCGCAGTTATTGCAGGCCTACCATCCGGTAATTGCAAGAGACGGAGATATCCGTGTACTAACGGAGGTGCTTACCCGTAAGGACCGTGCCAGCGCACTTATCATAGGAGAAGGCGGAGTGGGGAAAACATCCCTGGTGGAAGGGCTGGCCCATGCCATTGCCAGGAAACAGGTGCCGCTGCAGTTACAGTCTACTGATTTATACGCACTGGATTATGGCGCCTTTATCGCAGGCGCCGCCTATAAAAATGAACTGGAGGACAGACTACTTCAGATTATTCAACAATTGAAACAAACAGGCAGGCATATACTTTTTATTGACAATCTGCACACCCTGCTGGACAAACAATCCGGCAGCGGTATGGCAAATGTAATTAAAGCCTCACTGGGCAAAGGGGAGATCATCCTGATCGGTACCACTACCCCCGAAGGTTTTCGGAAACTGATAGAACCTGATGCTATCCTGCGGCACCGTTTTGAGACTATTAACCTCAACGAGCCCGATGAAGCACAGGCTGTTCGTATGATCGCCGCCGTTATGCCGGTATACGAAAGCTTTTATCAGTTACAGGTGCCTGCGGAATCTGTCAGTGAAGCGATCCGTCTTTCCCGGCGTTACCTGAAGGAACGTTGCCTCCCCGATAGTGCCATCAACCTGCTGGACCGCACCATGGCCGGTATCCGTGCCATGCAGGATACCGGAACACCTCTGCTCCTGACACTGAAAGAGGAGCTGGCAGCCCTGAGCAGTAAGGATAACTTACAGCCGGAAGACCTGCAGTGGTTTTTAAGACAGATGACTGAAAGACTGGGCGCACTGTTGTCCGGTAAATTGCATATGGATGCTGCAATCAGCAAAATGACCGATACCGCCGCCTTACAAGCTGCCCTGCAACAGCTGCTGGTACAGCTGGAAGAAGTGGTATCCGTACAACATACTGCCGTATCACCCGTAGACCTGGCCACCACAATAGCCGGGATGACAGGTATACCGCTGGGCAAAATCCAGTCGCAGGAAAGAGAACGCCTTGTAACCATGGACCTGCATCTGCGTAAAAGAGTAGTAGGTCAGGACCATGCCCTCAAAACCGTGGCCGACGCTATTCTGGAGTCAAGATCTGGTCTGAGCAGACCCGGCCAGCCTATAGGCTCTTTCTTTTTTCTGGGCCCCACCGGCACCGGTAAAACAGAATTGGCCAAATCGTTGGCGGACTTCCTCTTCCAGGACGAACGATGCATGATCCGATTTGATATGTCCGAATTCAAGGAGGAACATGCGGCTGCCCTGTTGTACGGCGCGCCACCGGGATATGTAGGTTACGAAGAAGGTGGCCTGCTGGTCAATAAGATACGGCAACAGCCCTACGCAGTAGTATTATTCGATGAGATAGAAAAAGCCCATCCTTCTGTATTTGATATCTTCCTACAGATCATGGATGAAGGGAAATTACACGACAGACTGGGAAAAACGGGAGACTTCTCCAACGCGCTGGTGCTCTTTACCTCCAATATCGGTAGCGACGCCATCGCCAGCTCTTTCCAGCAGGGAGTTATCCCGCCATCACAACAACTGATGGAGCTGATGGCCCGCCACTTCAGGCCCGAGTTCCTGGGAAGACTCACAGAGATTGTGCCTTTCGGTCCCATCCAGCAGGAAAATGTGGAAAAGATATTCGATATCCATCTGCAACATCTCCTGCATCTGCTGCTGCAACAACAAATCACGCTGACGGTTACACCGGAAGCCCGGAAACACCTCGCCATGATGGGATACTCTCCCCGCTATGGCGCCCGCCCACTGCGGGAAGTCATCCGCGGCCAGCTCCGTAAACCACTGTCCCGCATGATCATCGATGGCAGCCTCCAAAAGGATATGAACGTTACCCTCGACCTGAAAGATGACAAACTGGACTGGTCTATCAACTAA
- the tssD gene encoding type VI secretion system tube protein TssD, translating into MSFKAELIIGGKTANVLECNYGFSQGTDAIGKPSTMPRGGTISLVLESARDTDLVQWMISPEEKRDGTIVFKRRDHDSSLRTVEFTEGICVQFHESYHHSGASPMITHIVISARELKIGNVAFKRKWED; encoded by the coding sequence ATGTCTTTTAAGGCAGAACTTATCATAGGTGGGAAAACAGCCAATGTGCTGGAGTGCAACTATGGTTTTTCACAAGGAACTGACGCCATTGGCAAGCCCAGCACCATGCCCCGTGGTGGCACCATCTCGCTGGTACTGGAATCGGCCCGCGATACAGATCTGGTGCAATGGATGATTTCACCGGAAGAAAAAAGAGATGGTACCATTGTGTTTAAACGCCGTGACCATGATTCCAGCCTTCGCACCGTGGAGTTTACAGAAGGTATCTGTGTACAGTTTCATGAAAGTTATCATCATTCCGGCGCCAGCCCCATGATCACTCATATCGTCATCTCTGCCCGCGAACTTAAAATCGGTAACGTCGCTTTCAAAAGAAAATGGGAGGATTAG
- a CDS encoding type VI secretion system Vgr family protein yields MGDDKFLNKSTIGIEGYASPVEFKNVTLEQAVGSHHYFSFLWRPGRLSSDLSYQQEIIEKYIGKGISISFDDFRFKGLITSMAVIEEDGAAVGFQVSGVSPTILLDDVPQSTSFYQQSLQQVIQGALQDANSSLLKTQVVPAHKGTLPYCVQYNETDFDFLARISARYGEWMYYDGNALVIGDIQKKEVKLTKNVTLHQLKTVAAITPQRINYVSYDMLKASPLSEKSQKAATGSHPLMHLSAAASDDLYSSSSRKQTFVHHGYTQDELKQVKEVQSKATAAAFVRVSGISELPVMPGQRISIAGDSGQSAYTVISATHHASTPGNYYCSFTAIPADVKVPPYSNPHLVPKADMQSAIVKDNNDPEKLGRVRVQFFWQQQNDMSPWIRQASPAAGGGTGFHFVPEVGEEVVVGFEGGNAEMPFILGSKFNGKAKSGYGDAQNNMKAIKTRSGNLIQLDDNTGSVTVTDKNGSTMIMDGSGNITVKSQTLVTVKTEDKIVVDAPNKIEFLSKEIHLKGTKKVIIGEGAAQITVDNESNKIVSGADKIESTAVTLHDMKSNANMKMSALHHQTTGETQVSIQGTKIKVNGNATTDINGGMVNLNC; encoded by the coding sequence ATGGGTGACGATAAATTTCTGAACAAATCGACAATAGGCATAGAAGGTTATGCCAGTCCGGTGGAGTTTAAAAATGTAACCCTCGAACAGGCAGTCGGCAGCCATCATTACTTTAGTTTTCTGTGGCGGCCCGGCCGTTTAAGCAGCGATCTTTCCTACCAGCAGGAAATCATTGAAAAATATATCGGCAAAGGCATTTCCATCAGTTTCGATGATTTCCGCTTCAAAGGCCTTATCACCAGTATGGCTGTTATCGAAGAAGATGGCGCCGCCGTAGGATTCCAGGTATCAGGCGTCAGCCCTACTATCCTGCTTGATGATGTGCCGCAAAGTACCTCCTTTTATCAGCAATCCTTACAGCAGGTGATCCAGGGCGCCTTACAGGATGCCAACTCCAGCCTCCTTAAAACACAGGTGGTACCCGCCCATAAAGGCACCCTGCCCTACTGCGTGCAATACAACGAAACAGACTTCGACTTCCTCGCCAGGATATCCGCCCGTTATGGCGAATGGATGTACTATGATGGCAATGCCCTGGTGATCGGTGATATACAGAAAAAAGAAGTAAAGCTTACTAAAAATGTGACCCTGCATCAGCTGAAAACCGTAGCTGCCATTACACCACAGCGGATCAACTATGTGTCATATGATATGCTTAAAGCATCTCCCCTGAGTGAGAAATCACAGAAAGCAGCAACCGGTTCCCATCCGCTGATGCATCTGTCTGCCGCCGCCTCCGACGATCTGTACAGCTCTTCTTCCCGTAAACAAACGTTTGTGCATCACGGTTACACCCAGGATGAACTCAAACAGGTAAAGGAAGTGCAGAGCAAAGCAACAGCAGCGGCCTTTGTACGGGTAAGCGGTATCAGTGAGCTGCCTGTGATGCCCGGCCAGCGCATCAGCATTGCCGGTGACAGCGGACAAAGTGCCTACACCGTTATATCCGCCACACATCATGCCAGCACTCCCGGTAATTACTACTGTTCTTTTACCGCTATCCCCGCAGATGTAAAAGTACCTCCGTACAGTAATCCACATCTGGTGCCCAAAGCAGATATGCAGAGTGCCATCGTAAAAGACAACAACGATCCTGAAAAACTGGGAAGGGTAAGGGTACAGTTTTTCTGGCAACAACAGAATGACATGAGTCCCTGGATACGCCAAGCATCCCCCGCCGCCGGCGGTGGCACCGGCTTCCACTTTGTGCCTGAAGTAGGAGAAGAAGTAGTAGTCGGATTTGAAGGCGGCAATGCCGAAATGCCTTTTATACTGGGCAGTAAATTCAATGGCAAAGCCAAAAGTGGCTATGGCGATGCGCAAAACAATATGAAGGCCATCAAAACACGCAGTGGCAACCTCATTCAGCTGGATGACAATACCGGCAGCGTCACCGTCACCGATAAAAACGGTAGCACCATGATCATGGACGGTTCCGGCAATATCACTGTAAAATCACAAACACTGGTGACCGTTAAAACCGAAGATAAAATCGTGGTAGACGCGCCTAACAAGATAGAGTTCCTTTCCAAGGAAATACATCTTAAAGGCACTAAAAAAGTGATCATCGGAGAAGGAGCTGCACAAATTACGGTAGACAATGAATCTAATAAAATTGTCAGCGGCGCCGACAAAATAGAATCTACCGCAGTAACATTACATGACATGAAAAGTAATGCCAACATGAAGATGAGCGCCCTCCATCACCAAACAACCGGCGAAACACAGGTATCTATTCAAGGCACAAAAATTAAAGTCAACGGAAACGCGACCACTGATATTAACGGTGGCATGGTAAACCTCAACTGCTGA